One stretch of Anolis carolinensis isolate JA03-04 chromosome 3, rAnoCar3.1.pri, whole genome shotgun sequence DNA includes these proteins:
- the rnf6 gene encoding E3 ubiquitin-protein ligase RNF6: MDCSRSCSGASGGQTTSQSHSDDGERQWQQERLNREEAYYQFINGLSDEDYRLMRDRNLLGTPGEITADELQQRLQGAKEQLSSQSDPENRDWEGETVGYSQTLGESSTSDSLLEWLNRFHHTGNSTRSGQSGNQTWRTVSQANPNNGEFRFSLEININHEPNSDSAAGEEFSGLLHGHSNRTHIVNSALVPDSPVASRTRSRTLRAAADNALASSRLGNVSSPMTQSTAETSRLFSGRLRSRNRNPAGFEGRRAFLDANEHNIIRQRRTRRVASVRLHRGRTEDRIRRGTRQRPEVLRLRSTFTSQFQSLLEGRPHRNVEQMNRESNGTNVAQSLPEQGEGQAPPLGVPLEEEESARATAEPRRQPTITLDLQVRRIRPGENRNQDSIATRTRSRAGGADNLVTFESDGGGFRRTVSRSERAGIRTYVSTIRIPLRRISETGLGESSATALRSILRQIMTGFGELSSLIDTESDSDTQRSTQNLLDMQSQLSNMHTLSDISGFTATSVRSRPDEQGNSEWDTEIDATRHNRQGNEPQDSRQFQDASSFVENGTLPILRLVPYLLLQEDGNSLLRGLTKDQIDSLPTRNYGSVSVEEGETSKACSVCIIEYVVGNKLRQLPCMHEFHFHCIDRWLSDNSTCPICRQPAVA; this comes from the exons ATGGACTGTTCTAGGTCTTGCTCAGGGGCAAGTGGTGGACAGACCACATCCCAAAGCCATAGTGATGACGGTGAGAGGCAGTGGCAACAGGAGCGCCTTAACAGAGAGGAAGCATATTACCAATTCATTAATGGGCTAAGTGATGAAGATTACAGATTAATGAGAGATCGCAACCTTCTTGGGACTCCAG GAGAAATAACAGCAGATGAGCTACAGCAGCGCTTACAAGGTGCAAAGGAACAGTTGTCATCTCAATCCGATCCAGAAAACAGAGACTGGGAAGGAGAAACTGTTGGAT ATTCACAGACTCTTGGGGAAAGTTCAACAAGCGATTCCCTGCTAGAGTGGCTGAACAGATTCCATCATACTGGAAATTCCACCCGTAGTGGACAGAGTGGGAACCAGACTTGGAGGACTGTAAGCCAGGCAAACCCTAATAATGGCGAATTCAGGTTTAGTcttgaaataaatataaatcatgAACCTAACAGTGACAGTGCTGCTGGTGAGGAATTCAGTGGATTGTTACATGGCCATAGTAACAGAACACATATTGTAAATAGTGCTCTAGTACCAGACAGCCCGGTAGCCAGCCGAACCAGGAGCCGGACACTGAGAGCTGCTGCAGACAATGCCCTTGCTTCATCCAGACTTGGAAATGTTAGCAGTCCAATGACACAAAGCACTGCTGAAACATCCCGACTCTTCTCAGgcagactcagaagcagaaacAGAAACCCAGCAGGTTTTGAAGGACGCCGCGCCTTTTTAGATGCTAACGAGCACAATATTATCAGACAAAGAAGAACGCGCAGAGTTGCATCAGTGCGACTTCACAGAGGGAGAACTGAAGATCGAATTCGGAGAGGAACAAGACAAAGACCAGAGGTTTTAAGACTAAGGTCAACTTTTACTAGTCAGTTCCAGTCTCTCTTGGAAGGGAGGCCACACAGGAATGTTGAGCAGATGAATAGAGAGTCTAATGGGACAAATGTAGCTCAGTCTCTTCCAGAACAAGGTGAGGGACAGGCACCACCCTTGGGTGTACCTTTGGAAGAGGAAGAATCTGCTAGAGCCACAGCTGAACCTAGAAGGCAACCTACTATTACATTAgaccttcaggtgagaaggattCGCCCTGGAGAAAATAGGAATCAGGACAGTATTGCTACTAGAACCCGCTCAAGAGCAGGTGGGGCAGACAACTTGGTTACTTTTGAAAGCGACGGTGGAGGATTTCGTCGGACTGTTTCACGATCTGAACGTGCAGGTATACGAACATATGTTAGCACCATACGGATACCTCTTCGTAGGATATCAGAAACTGGACTTGGGGAATCTTCAGCTACAGCGCTTAGATCAATTCTGAGGCAAATTATGACAGGCTTTGGAGAGCTAAGCTCTTTAATAGACACAGAATCAGATTCTGACACTCAGAGGAGTACTCAGAACTTATTAGATATGCAGTCACAGCTGTCTAACATGCATACTCTAAGTGATATCAGTGGATTTACTGCAACTTCGGTTAGGAGCAGACCTGATGAACAAGGTAACAGTGAATGGGATACCGAAATCGATGCTACTCGACACAACAGACAAGGTAACGAACCACAAGATAGCAGACAGTTTCAAGATGCAAGCAGTTTTGTTGAAAATGGAACTCTTCCCATCCTCCGCCTTGTGCCCTACCTTTTGTTACAAGAAGATGGTAATAGCCTCTTGAGGGGATTAACCAAAGACCAAATTGATAGTCTGCCTACCCGGAATTATGGGAGTGTCAGTGTAGAAGAGGGTGAAACAAGCAAGGCATGTAGTGTGTGCATTATTGAATATGTTGTTGGAAATAAGCTAAGACAGTTGCCATGTATGCATGAGTTTCATTTTCATTGTATTGATCGCTGGCTTTCTGACAATTCCACCTGCCCAATTTGTCGGCAACCTGCAGTGGCTTAA